From a single Arachis hypogaea cultivar Tifrunner chromosome 3, arahy.Tifrunner.gnm2.J5K5, whole genome shotgun sequence genomic region:
- the LOC112790953 gene encoding 11-beta-hydroxysteroid dehydrogenase A: protein MAAIQKLLNIALPPLSLVLLSSFMIPFLIFKVFIYVRNLFQTDEKLENKVVLITGAASGIGEQLAYEYGRRGAVLSLVDIREDNLVVVAEKARSLGSPDVIIIAADVSKLQDCRRFVDQTVNHFGRLDCLVNNAGIGKPSGFKDWSNASEFTSIMDVNFWGSVYGTLCAIPHLKTSRGRIVVIASALGWFPLPRFSIYSASKAAIINYFETLRMELGCAIGITIVTPGVVKTDLGVTLIKEERIMDIIPMLSASELAESIVKSACRGDMYLTEPSWVKVLFPFKLLYPPLVDWASRLFFALSPKINNSATELKPE from the exons ATGGCTGCAATTCAGAAGCTACTGAACATTGCATTGCCCCCACTATCATTGGTGCTTCTATCCTCGTTCATGATACCTTTCCTTAtcttcaaggtttttatttatgtAAGGAATTTGTTTCAAACCGATGAAAAATTGGAAAACAAGGTTGTACTAATCACCGGGGCAGCCTCAGGGATTGGCGAG CAACTAGCATATGAATATGGAAGGAGAGGAGCAGTTTTATCACTGGTTGACATTAGGGAGGACAATCTTGTAGTTGTGGCTGAAAAGGCCAGATCTCTGGGTTCTCCTGATGTTATCATCATCGCTGCAGATgtttcaaagctccaagactgtCGTCGTTTTGTGGATCAAACAGTTAATCATTTTGGACGAT TGGATTGTTTGGTGAATAATGCTGGAATCGGCAAGCCTTCGGGATTCAAAGATTGGAGTAATGCTTCTGAATTTACTTCAATTATG GACGTAAATTTCTGGGGATCAGTTTATGGCACTTTATGTGCAATCCCACATCTGAAAACAAGCAGAGGCAGGATCGTTGTGATTGCATCGGCTCTTGGATGGTTCCCTCTCCCAAGATTCAGTATCTATAGT GCAAGCAAGGCAGCGATTATAAACTACTTTGAGACTCTGAGGATGGAACTTGGTTGTGCTATTGGCATAACAATAGTCACACCAGGTGTGGTCAAAACGGATCTGGGAGTAACTCTAATAAAAGAG GAGCGTATAATGGACATAATTCCAATGTTATCAGCATCTGAATTAGCAGAAAGCATAGTGAAAAGCGCATGCAGGGGAGATATGTACTTGACAGAGCCATCTTGGGTCAAGGTTTTGTTTCCTTTCAAGCTGCTTTATCCTCCACTAGTAGACTGGGCCTCACgcctcttctttgctctttccccaaaaataaataattctgcAACAGAGCTGAAACCAGAGTAA